One Clupea harengus chromosome 3, Ch_v2.0.2, whole genome shotgun sequence DNA window includes the following coding sequences:
- the fibina gene encoding fin bud initiation factor: MASRALALMFGLISLPLYAAVFRGPLQAEISNGTFHHFYVPDGEYDENDDPEKCQMLFKWLDRSPCPVEEDRDDVVREDLIIVKQQTEDAARVLENIVKTISYDLEGEDSYGKYLRREIVQINEAFANVEKSLMELEVKFKQSQENDQREEDEFARTFLNPIHNVRSTLQETLDISSGLKDKHELISLIIRSHGTRLSRLKNEYLNV; encoded by the coding sequence ATGGCTTCCAGAGCACTAGCGCTGATGTTTGGGCTGATTTCATTGCCATTGTATGCCGCTGTTTTTCGAGGACCATTGCAGGCTGAGATCTCAAACGGAACTTTTCATCACTTCTATGTTCCTGATGGTGAATACGACGAAAATGACGACCCGGAGAAATGTCAAATGCTCTTCAAATGGTTGGACCGAAGCCCTTGCCCTGTGGAAGAGGATCGGGATGATGTTGTTCGCGAGGATTTGATCATAGTCAAGCAACAAACCGAAGACGCGGCGAGGGTTTTGGAAAACATTGTAAAAACTATATCATACGATTTGGAAGGCGAAGACAGTTATGGTAAATACCTCAGGCGAGAGATTGTTCAAATCAATGAGGCTTTCGCAAACGTTGAAAAATCCCTTATGGAGCTAGAGGTGAAATTCAAACAAAGTCAGGAGAATGATCAAAGAGAAGAAGACGAATTTGCAAGAACTTTCTTGAATCCGATCCACAACGTAAGAAGCACGCTACAAGAAACGCTGGACATCTCCTCTGGCCTCAAGGATAAGCATGAACTGATTTCTCTGATTATTCGCAGTCATGGTACAAGGTTAAGTAGACTGAAAAATGAGTACCTGAATGTATAG
- the slc5a12 gene encoding LOW QUALITY PROTEIN: sodium-coupled monocarboxylate transporter 2 (The sequence of the model RefSeq protein was modified relative to this genomic sequence to represent the inferred CDS: substituted 1 base at 1 genomic stop codon) yields MDNGLRRTFQAWDYVVFSCLFVVSSGIGVFFAVKERKNASSKEFLVGGRQMTCGPVALSLTASFMSAVTVLGAPSDVYRFGASFVIFGVAYTLVVIFTAEVFLPVFYRSGITSTYEYLELRFCKGVRIAATIIYMIQTILYTGVVVFAPALALNQVTGFNLWGSIFATGIVCTFYCTLGGLKAVVWTDAFQMVVMVLGFLTVLVQGASQTGGVMAVWDTAQKGQRLDVFDFDPDPLRRHTFWTISIGGTFTWLGVYAVNQSTIQRCIACKTETHARLALYFNLLGLLVILVCAVLSGLMMYAYYESCDPWTASLVQAPDQLMPYFVMEILGTYPGLPGLFVACAFSGTLSTVAASINALATVTYEDFVGQCRPNISNQAAAWISKGLCIVFGISCTSMAIAASYMGGIVQAALSIHGMCGGPMLGVFSLGILFPCTTSKGAAGGLILGIALSFWVGIGAFFHPAGPLSTHPLHLSVEGCQGNTTSAINTTITPFTGSTVSPTIXHSMPIRSVLAESWYSISYLYYSAVGFMSTVIAGLIITFLTGCADPKEVKPGLIRPVCDLFCFCSKRLRTQCWCGVDHEKDRTLVRFL; encoded by the exons ATGGATAATGGGTTGAGAAGAACCTTCCAGGCCTGGGACTATGTGGttttctcctgtctgtttgtggtCTCCTCCGGCATCGGGGTCTTCTTCGCcgtgaaggagaggaagaacgCTTCGTCCAAAGAGTTTCTGGTCGGCGGGAGGCAGATGACGTGTGGCCCTGTGGCCCTCTCCCTCACGGCCAGCTTCATGTCCGCGGTGACGGTCCTGGGGGCTCCTTCAGATGTCTACCGCTTCGGAGCTTCATTTGTCATCTTCGGAGTGGCCTACACCTTGGTGGTGATCTTCACTGCTGAGGTCTTTCTGCCGGTCTTCTATAGGTCAGGGATAACCAGCACATACGAG TATCTTGAACTGAGATTCTGTAAGGGGGTCCGAATAGCTGCCACCATCATTTACATGATCCAAACG ATATTGTATACCGGCGTGGTGGTTTTTGCTCCTGCCCTGGCCCTAAATCAAG TGACTGGCTTCAATCTCTGGGGCTCTATATTTGCAACTGGAATTGTGTGCACCTTCTATTGTACCCTG GGGGGTCTGAAAGCAGTGGTGTGGACAGATGCCTTCcagatggtggtgatggtgctgGGCTTCCTCACCGTACTGGTGCAGGGAGCCTCCCAGACGGGGGGGGTGATGGCCGTGTGGGACACGGCTCAAAAGGGACAGAGGCTGGATGTGTTTGA CTTCGACCCTGATCCCCTGAGGCGACACACCTTCTGGACCATCTCTATCGGGGGCACGTTCACCTGGCTGGGGGTCTACGCTGTGAACCAGTCCACCATCCAGCGCTGTATCGCCTGCAAGACAGAGACTCATGCACGCct AGCGTTGTACTTTAACCTGCTGGGTTTACTGGTCATCCTGGTGTGTGCCGTCCTCTCGGGGCTCATGATGTATGCGTACTATGAAAGCTGTGATCCGTGGACCGCCAGCTTGGTCCAGGCACCAGACCAG CTCATGCCGTACTTCGTGATGGAAATCCTGGGGACGTATCCTGGTCTGCCAGGCCTCTTTGTTGCCTGTGCTTTCAGTGGAACCCTGAG CACTGTGGCAGCTAGCATAAATGCTCTGGCCACGGTGACGTATGAGGACTTTGTGGGCCAGTGTCGTCCGAACATCTCAAACCAAGCTGCTGCCTGGATCAGCAAAGGACTGT GCATTGTGTTTGGAATTAGCTGCACTTCAATGGCAATTGCAGCATCTTATATGGGAGGCATTGTTCAG gcgGCTCTAAGTATCCATGGTATGTGTGGAGGACCCATGCTAGGAGTGTTTTCTCTTGGCATTCTTTTCCCCTGCACTACTTCCAAG GGGGCCGCTGGTGGCCTGATTCTGGGCATCGCTCTCTCATTCTGGGTGGGGATCGGAGCCTTCTTCCACCCCGCCGGCCCCCTcagcacacaccctctccacctGAGTGTGGAGGGCTGTCAGGGGAACACCACATCAGCCATCAACACAACCATCACACCCTTCACTGGCAGCACTGTGTCTCCGAcga TATGACATTCTATGCCCATTAGGTCTGTTCTGGCTGAATCGTGGTACTCCATCTCCTACTTGTACTACAGTGCAGTGGGATTCATGAGCACCGTCATCGCTGGCCTGATCATCACCTTCCTTACAG GCTGCGCCGATCCCAAAGAGGTGAAGCCGGGACTTATCCGACCTGTGTGTGAcctcttctgcttctgctcAAAGAGGCTGAGGACGCAGTGCTGGTGTGGGGTGGACCACGAGAAGGACAGGACACTGGTCAGATTTCTCTaa